GGTGCTCAAGGACCACGGCTTCACCGTCGCGGCCCTGGAACTGACACCGGATGCAGAGGATGTCGACGCCGTTGCCTCCCGCAACGTGGACAAACTCGCCCTGGTGCTTGGCACCGAAGGTGCCGGCATGAGTCCGGAGACGCTCGCCGCCGTCGACCTCGCCGTCAAAATCCCCATGCGCAACGGGGTGGATTCACTGAACGTGGCCGCTGCCTCGGCCGTCGCCTTCTGGGAGTTGCGCGCCCGGGACTGACCTGCGGCGCCACCACCTGCCGCCAGCGGTGCTGGTTCGTCAGCCCCGTACGGATCGGCTATGATTGATAGCTGGTTGTCCTGCTTTTTCGGCTTCGGCTGATGCGACAGACCGCAGCCATCCCATTCATACCTGGCAGCTGGCAAAATCCAGTTGCGCGAACAAAGGTCCCATTATGAAGTCTGATACCCACCCGAAGTACGAAGCTGTTGTCTTCAACGACCTGGCCTCCGGCACCAAGTTCCTGACCCGCTCCACCGTGTCTTCCTCGAAGACCATCGAGTGGGAAGACGGCAACACCTACCCGGTCATCGACGTCGAAATCTCTTCCGAGTCCCACCCGTTCTACACGGGCAAGCAGCGCATCATGGACTCTGCAGGCCGCGTCGAGCGCTTCAACGCTCGCTTCAAGGGCTTCGGCGGCAAGAAGTAATTCCTTCGCCAAGCTTGTTTGCAGAAGGCCCGCACCGGAAACGGTGCGGGCCTTCCGCGTTAACCGCGCACCGGTTTTCTGGGGCAGGATGGGAAGCATGAGCGAGTCCGGATTTCCTGCCAGCAATGCCGACAGCAACCAGCGCCTGCACGGGGAGTACAAGGTTCCCGGCGGCAAGCTGGTGGTGGTGGACCTGGCCGTGGTGGACGGCGCACTGGCGGACGTCTCCGTCAGTGGGGACTTCTTCCTGGAGCCGGACGAGGCCCTGGAGGACATCAACCGGGCGCTGACCGGGCTTCCGGAAACCACACCTGCCGCAGACCTCGCCGCCGCCGTCACAGCCGCCCTGCCGCCCGGAGCCGTGCTATTCGGCTTCTCCGCGGACGCCGTTGCCGTGACGGTCCGGCGTGCCCTGGCCAAGGCGACCTCCTGGGGAGACCACCAGTGGAACGTCATCGCGCCCACCGTGCTTCCCACGGAAATCAACGTTGCCCTTGACGAGGTGCTCACCGAGGCCGTGGGTGCGGGGGCGCGCACGCCCACCCTGCGGTTCTGGGACTGGCAGGAACCGTCGGTGGTCATCGGCAGCTTCCAGTCCGTGCAGAATGAGGTGGATCCCGAGGGCGTGGCCAGGCACGGCATCAATGTGGTCCGCCGGATCAGCGGCGGGGGAGCGATGTTCATGGAGGCCGGCAACTGCATCACCTACTCGCTCTACCTGCCCCAGACCCTGGTGGACGGACTGAGCTTCGCGGACTCCTACCCGTTCCTTGACGCCTGGGTCATGGCCGCGCTGGAAAAACTCGGCATCAATGCCTTCTACATCCCGTTGAACGACATCGCCACGGACCAGGGGAAGATCGGCGGCGCCGCGCAGAAGCGCCTTGCCAACGGCGGCATGCTGCACCACGTCACCATGAGCTACGACATCGACGCCGACAAGATGGTCGAGGTCCTCCGGATCGGCAAGGAGAAGCTGTCCGACAAGGGCACCCGCAGCGCCAAGAAGCGGGTGGATCCGCTCCGCCGCCAGACCGGCCTGGCCCGCCCGGCTATCATCGAGGCAATGATCGAGGTCTTCAGCGAGCGTTACGGGGCCACACCATCAACGCTCGCGGGACACGAGCTGGCAGCTGCCGAGGACCGGGTGGCCGCCAAGTTCGGCACCCCGGAATGGCTCCACCGCGTCCCCTAGACCCATCGATTGCTGAGTAGCTGCCGTTTTGGGGCCCCAAACCGGCAGTTACGGAGCAATCGATGGCCGGTGGGGAACGACGGCGGCCTGTGCCGTGAGTGCGCGCAGCAGGTGGCTGCGCTGCTCCACGATGATCCGGCGCAGTGCGTGCGGCGCGTCCGCGTTGGCGTCCAGCCAGGCATCCGTCCGCCGGACCACGGGGTGGTCCTTGGGCTCCATGCCGTCCGCGAGGTCCTGGGCTGCAGGATAGAGGCCCCGGACAATCCGGCTGGCGATCTCGATGCTCCGCGAGTCCCACGCAGCGCGCAGGCATGCGAAGTAGGGCTCCACGTAGGGTTCCAGCAGCGCCGGCGGCGCGGTGGTGAAGCCGCTGATGGTCGCGGTCAGAAGCTGGTTGGACAGCCCGGTCCCGTGGACGGCCGCATCCCAGGCGGCAGCCTTGACGTCGCGGTCGGGACGGGACGCCGTGGCTGTTGCGTGCCCTGCCCGGCCGGAGGCGGTGGTGTCGCGGGCCAGCTCGGCGTCGAGCTCGGCCGCGGAGGCCTGGCCATTGGCTGCCAAGGCATGCCAGAGGTGCCAGCGGAGCTCGGCGTCCACCGCCAGCCCCTCGACGGCGGACGTTCCATCCAGCAGGCCACGGAGCCGGGGGAGCAGGGCACCGTCCTGCCTGCTGAGCGTGCCGAGGGTGCGGGCCCAGGCGAGCTGCTGGTCCGAGCACGGGGCGGCCTGGTCCAGTTCGGCGGCGGCTGCCGCCAGGAAGGACGCGCGCACCCTGCCGCGGGTGGCGGCGGGCGTATAGCGTTCGACGGCGGTCGCGGCGTTGTCGAGGACGTTCAGGAGTACGCCGATGCCCGTCTCAGCCGCAGCGAAGGCTGTCACGGCGTCCACGTACATGGGTGCGGGGCTTTCGCCGTCCCGCGCCGAGTTCCACAGCGCCGTCCAGCACAGGGCCCGGGCCATGGGATCGGTGATGTGGTCCAGCGAGGCACGTACTGTGGCTTCTGACACCGGATCCAGCCGCACCTTGGCGTAGGTCAGGTCGTCATCGTTGACCAGCAGGAGCGCGGGCCGCGGCTGGCCGGCAAGCTGGGGGAGTTCAGTCCGGGCACCGGCCACGTCGGTTTCGATGGTTCCGGTCCGCACCAGGGCGCCGTCGGTGTCGAAGTCGTAGGAACCGACGCGGAGGCGGTGCGGACGCAGCTCTTCCCGTCCCGTGACCGGGTCCACCGCTTCCTGGACGATCGCCACCTGTCCCAGCACGCCGTCGTCGCCCGTTGCTGCTCTCTCCGAGGCGGGGTCCTTGGACGAACCGTCCACGGTGGAAATATCCAGGGACAGCATCGAGATGCCGGACGTCTGAAGCCACTGCCGGGCCCAGCCGGACAGGTCGCGGCCCGAGGCGGCATCCAGGGCCGCCAGGAGGTCGGCCAGCGACGTGTTCCCGTAGGCGTGTTTCCGGAAGTACTCCCGGGACCCTGCGATGAACGAATCAAAACCCACGTACGCCACCAGCTGCTTGAGGACCGAGGCGCCCTTGGCGTAGGTGATGCCGTCGAAGTTCTGCTTGGCCGCTTCAAGGTCGGGGATGTCAGCCACGATGGGATGGGTGGTGGGGAGCTGGTCCTGCACGTAGGCCCAGGCCTTGCGTTTGTTGGCGAAGTTGACCCAGGCGGTCTCCCAGTTTGTTGCCCGGTCCACGCCAAGGGTTCCCATGTAATCGGCGAAGGACTCCTTCAGCCAGAGATCGTCCCACCACTGCATGGTCACCAGGTCGCCGAACCACATGTGCGCCATCTCGTGCATCAGGGTGTTGGCGCGCGCCTGGTACTGCGCGTCCGTGGCGCGGGAAGTGAACACATAGCTCTCGGTGAACGTCACCAGCCCCGGGTTCTCCATGGCGCCCAGGTTGTACTCGGGCACGAACGCCTGGTCGTATTTGCCCCACGGGTAGGGGTAGTCGAAAAGGCGGTTGAAGAAGTCCAGGCCCTTCTTCGTGAGGGCAAAGAGCTCTTCCGTGTCGAAGGAATCCGCCATGGACGCCCGGCAGTAGAGGGCCAGCGGGACGTCCAGGCGCGTGCCGTCGCCGAGCGTTGCCTGCCACCGGTCCTCGGCGCTGAAGTAGGGCCCGGCCAGGATGCTGGTGATATAGGTGGACATCGGCAGGGTGGTGGCGAAGTCCCAGCAGGCAGTGGCTGGATCGCTGGTCAGCAGCGTGCGGTTCACCTCTGCGCCGTTCGAGGCCACCTTCCACTCCGCCGGAGCCATCACGTGGAAGGTGTAGGTTGCCTTCAGGTCGGGCTGTTCGAAGTTGGCGAAGACCCGGCGCGCGTCAGCCGGCTCGTACTGGGTGTACAGGTAGCACTGGCCGTCGGCGGGGTCCACGAACCGGTGCATGCCCTCGCCGGAGCGGCTGTACAGCGCCGTGCCGGTCACGGTCACCTGGTTTTCGGCCCGCAGGTTCTCCAGCATGATCCGTGCGCCGTCCACCACGTCCCCAACAGGCAGGCTCCTGCCGTTGAGGATCACACTGTGGACGCTGCCGCCGATGAAGTCCAGGAAGGTGCTGGAGCCGGGTTCTGCGGTGAAGGTGATGACGCTGCGGCTGGTGTAGCCGGGAACCGCCGGATCTGCTGCCTGCCGCACATCGAGCGAGACGTCGTAGCTGGTGGTGCTGATCAGGGCTGAACGTTCGGAGGCTTCGCTGCGCTGCAGATTCTCATGTGACACCCGGCTATCTAATCACGCGGCCGGTGCGTCCGCTCAGCCCGCGATCAGGAAGGCAGCCGCCAGGCCCAGCACGGCAATCAGAAGCCAGGATGCCACCGCCGCCAGGAGCGCCTGCCCTCCTGTATGGAGCAGCGTTCTGATCCTGACGGCCGAGCCCAGCCCGAACAGGGCCGCCCCCAGGAGGATGTCCTGCAGCGTGGCGCCGGTATCGAGCCAGGCCGGGGCCAGCCAGCCGGTGGAGCGGAGAGCCACCATGGCCACGAAGCCCAGCACGAACAGGGGCACCACCGGCGGCATTTTCGAGGTGGTGCCGTTGGCGGCGCCCAGGGCGCGCGCACCGTTCCTGTGGTGCGCGCCGGCCGCGGCAACAATGGGCGCCAGCAGCAGCACACGGGTGAGCTTGACGACGACGGCGATCGCCAGGGCGGCGGTCCCGGCGATTTGCGCCGTGGCCACCACCTGGCCCACGTCGTGCACGGACGCGCCGGTCCAGGCACCGAACACCGTGGCCGTCAGGCCCAGGGGGTGTGCGAGGAGGGGCAGGACGCCGATGGCGAGCGTTCCGCAGAGCGTCACCAGGGCCACCGGCAGGACAGTTTCGGCGTGCCGGATGCGGCGGACGGCGGCCATGGCGCCGATGGCCGATGCGCCGCAAATGGAGAACCCGGTGGCCACCAGGAGCGAGGTTACCGGCGGGAGGCGGAACAGCCGCGAGATTGCGTAGGTGCCGCCGAAACTGGCCGCGACGACACCCACGATCAGGACCAGGGCTTACCACCCGAGGTTGAGGACATCCATGACGCTGACTTTCAGGCCCAGCAGCACGATCCCGCCGCGCATCAGATGCTTGCCCGCGAAGTCGAGCCCTGCACGGGCCCGGCCCC
This region of Arthrobacter sp. DNA4 genomic DNA includes:
- a CDS encoding type B 50S ribosomal protein L31, whose translation is MKSDTHPKYEAVVFNDLASGTKFLTRSTVSSSKTIEWEDGNTYPVIDVEISSESHPFYTGKQRIMDSAGRVERFNARFKGFGGKK
- a CDS encoding biotin/lipoate A/B protein ligase family protein; protein product: MSESGFPASNADSNQRLHGEYKVPGGKLVVVDLAVVDGALADVSVSGDFFLEPDEALEDINRALTGLPETTPAADLAAAVTAALPPGAVLFGFSADAVAVTVRRALAKATSWGDHQWNVIAPTVLPTEINVALDEVLTEAVGAGARTPTLRFWDWQEPSVVIGSFQSVQNEVDPEGVARHGINVVRRISGGGAMFMEAGNCITYSLYLPQTLVDGLSFADSYPFLDAWVMAALEKLGINAFYIPLNDIATDQGKIGGAAQKRLANGGMLHHVTMSYDIDADKMVEVLRIGKEKLSDKGTRSAKKRVDPLRRQTGLARPAIIEAMIEVFSERYGATPSTLAGHELAAAEDRVAAKFGTPEWLHRVP
- the pepN gene encoding aminopeptidase N codes for the protein MSHENLQRSEASERSALISTTSYDVSLDVRQAADPAVPGYTSRSVITFTAEPGSSTFLDFIGGSVHSVILNGRSLPVGDVVDGARIMLENLRAENQVTVTGTALYSRSGEGMHRFVDPADGQCYLYTQYEPADARRVFANFEQPDLKATYTFHVMAPAEWKVASNGAEVNRTLLTSDPATACWDFATTLPMSTYITSILAGPYFSAEDRWQATLGDGTRLDVPLALYCRASMADSFDTEELFALTKKGLDFFNRLFDYPYPWGKYDQAFVPEYNLGAMENPGLVTFTESYVFTSRATDAQYQARANTLMHEMAHMWFGDLVTMQWWDDLWLKESFADYMGTLGVDRATNWETAWVNFANKRKAWAYVQDQLPTTHPIVADIPDLEAAKQNFDGITYAKGASVLKQLVAYVGFDSFIAGSREYFRKHAYGNTSLADLLAALDAASGRDLSGWARQWLQTSGISMLSLDISTVDGSSKDPASERAATGDDGVLGQVAIVQEAVDPVTGREELRPHRLRVGSYDFDTDGALVRTGTIETDVAGARTELPQLAGQPRPALLLVNDDDLTYAKVRLDPVSEATVRASLDHITDPMARALCWTALWNSARDGESPAPMYVDAVTAFAAAETGIGVLLNVLDNAATAVERYTPAATRGRVRASFLAAAAAELDQAAPCSDQQLAWARTLGTLSRQDGALLPRLRGLLDGTSAVEGLAVDAELRWHLWHALAANGQASAAELDAELARDTTASGRAGHATATASRPDRDVKAAAWDAAVHGTGLSNQLLTATISGFTTAPPALLEPYVEPYFACLRAAWDSRSIEIASRIVRGLYPAAQDLADGMEPKDHPVVRRTDAWLDANADAPHALRRIIVEQRSHLLRALTAQAAVVPHRPSIAP